A genomic region of Jaculus jaculus isolate mJacJac1 chromosome 10, mJacJac1.mat.Y.cur, whole genome shotgun sequence contains the following coding sequences:
- the Gcc1 gene encoding GRIP and coiled-coil domain-containing protein 1, producing MEKFGMNFGGGPSKKDLLETIETQKKQLVQYQARLKDVVRAYKSLVKEKEALEASIKVLSVSHEADVSLAAGQPPCLTFPDSVDDRCSTHSEDSTGTATSLDTAASLTSTKGEFGVEDDRVARGALPPKSEEASGSESGVSSSSGDGPFAGGEVDKRLHQLKTQLATLTSSLATVTQEKSRMEASYLADKKKMKQDLEDANRKAEDERARLEGELKGLQEQIAETKARLITQQHDRAQEQSDHALMLRELQKLLQEERTQRQDLELRLEETREALAGRAYAADQIEGFELQTKQLTREVEELKSELQTIRDEKNRPDPRLQELQEEAVHLKSHFQAQLQQEMRKTALVEEQLRQQSQSEEQRVASLENQISEVSELLGTYEKAKQRDQLTIQKLKERILQLDLENKTLALAASSRSPLDSHGDEASLDVNVLKDKMEKLKRLLQVAARKSQVTVDVEKLCDLEIMPGSEAADGEKATALYYQQELKQLKEEFERYKMRAQVVLKSKNTKDGNLAKELETAQEQLAELKEKYISLRLSCEELERQHQQEAEDWKQELAQLQQLHRQELERSQLDFRDRTLKLEEELHKQRDRALAVLAEKDLELEQLRSVALSSGLPGRRSPVGSGGPGDPADTSSPDSLTQALQLAAANEPTFFLYAEQLARKEVEITSLRKQKHRLEMEAHQLQERLLEEGERHRDEVGALQSHIEKNIRDQSREGANLEYLKNIIYRFLTLPDSLGRQQTLTAILTILHFSPEEKQVITRLPSGGSWWSSGKR from the exons ATGGAGAAGTTTGGGATGAATTTCGGAGGCGGCCCGAGCAAGAAGGACCTGCTGGAGACCATCGAGACCCAGAAGAAGCAACTGGTCCAGTACCAGGCACGGCTCAAGGATGTGGTCCGCGCCTATAAAAGCCTGGTGAAGGAGAAGGAGGCCCTCGAGGCCAGCATCAAGGTGCTGTCGGTCTCCCACGAGGCGGATGTGAGCCTCGCAGCCGGGCAGCCTCCTTGTCTCACCTTTCCTGACTCGGTGGATGACCGCTGCTCCACTCACAGCGAGGACAGCACCGGGACCGCCACCAGCCTGGATACTGCGGCCAGTCTCACCAGCACCAAGGGTGAGTTTGGGGTAGAAGATGACCGAGTGGCCCGTGGAGCGCTTCCTCCAAAGTCTGAAGAGGCCAGCGGGTCGGAGAGTGGCGTTAGCAGTAGCAGTGGGGATGGGCCATTTGCGGGCGGTGAGGTGGACAAAAGGCTTCATCAGCTGAAGACCCAGTTGGCTACTCTGACTAGCTCTTTGGCTACAGTCACTCAGGAGAAGTCCCGTATGGAGGCTTCTTACCTGGCTGATAAGAAGAAGATGAAACAGGACTTAGAGGATGCCAATAGAAAGGCAGAGGACGAGAGGGCCCGTCTGGAGGGAGAGTTGAAGGGGCTGCAGGAGCAGATAGCAGAAACCAAAGCCCGACTTATCACTCAACAGCACGATCGGGCCCAAGAGCAGAGCGACCATGCCTTGATGCTGCGCGAGCTCCAGAAGCTCTTGCAGGAGGAGAGGACCCAGCGCCAAGACCTGGAGCTGCGGTTAGAAGAGACCAGAGAAGCCCTGGCAGGGCGGGCGTATGCAGCTGACCAGATAGAAGGGTTTGAATTGCAGACCAAGCAACTGACCCGTGAGGTGGAGGAGCTGAAAAGTGAGCTGCAGACCATTCGAGACGAGAAGAATCGACCAGACCCCCGGCTGCAAGAGCTTCAGGAAGAGGCCGTCCATCTTAAAAGCCATTTCCAGGCTCAGTTGCAGCAGGAAATGAGGAAG ACAGCTCTTGTGGAGGAGCAGCTCCGCCAGCAGTCTCAGTCAGAGGAACAGAGGGTGGCatccctggagaatcaaatatcAGAGGTGTCGGAACTGCTGGGCACCTACGAGAAGGCCAAGCAGAGGGACCAGCTGACCATCCAGAAGCTGAAAGAGCGCATCCTGCAGCTTGACCTGGAGAACAAGACACTGGCTCTTGCAGCCTCTAGCCGGTCCCCTCTTGACAGTCATGGAGATGAGGCCAGTTTGGATGTCAATGTGTTGAAAGACAAGATGGAAAAGCTGAAGAGACTGCTGCAGGTCGCAGCCAGGAAAAGTCAGGTGACCGTGGATGTGGAGAAGCTCTGTGACCTTGAGATAATGCCTGGCTCAGAGGCTGCAGATGGGGAGAAGGCTACAGCACTCTACTACCAGCAGGAGCTCAAACAGCTGAAGGAAGAGTTTGAGCGCTACAAGATGAGAGCCCAGGTCGTACTCAAGAGCAAGAATACCAAAGATGGGAACTTGGCGAAGGAGCTGGAGACAGCGCAGGAGCAGCTGGCAGAGCTGAAGGAGAAGTACATCTCCCTGCGCCTGTCCTGTGAGGAGCTGGAGCGCCAGCACCAGCAGGAGGCTGAGGACTGGAAGCAGGAGCTGGCCCAGCTGCAGCAGCTGCACCGGCAAGAGCTAGAGCGGAGCCAGCTGGACTTCAGGGACCGAACACTGAAGCTGGAGGAGGAGCTGCACAAGCAGCGGGACCGGGCCCTGGCAGTGCTCGCAGAGAAGGACTTGGAGCTGGAGCAACTGCGGTCTGTGGCCTTGTCCTCCGGGCTGCCCGGACGCAGAAGCCCTGTGGGTAGTGGTGGTCCTGGGGACCCAGCTGACACATCTTCCCCAGATAGCCTGACCCAAGCACTGCAGCTTGCTGCGGCCAACGAGCCCACTTTCTTCCTCTATGCTGAGCAGTTGGCCCGCAAGGAGGTGGAGATCACATCGCTGAGGAAGCAGAAACACAGGCTGGAGATGGAGGCGCATCAGCTGCAGGAACGTCTTCTAGAGGAGGGGGAGCGACATCGTGATGAGGTTGGAGCCCTTCAGAGCCACATTGAAAAAAACATCAGGGACCAGAGCAGGGAGGGAGCCAACCTGGAGTACCTCAAAAACATCATCTACCGCTTCCTGACCTTGCCAGACAGCCTGGGCCGCCAGCAGACTCTCACAGCCATACTGACTATCTTGCACTTTAGTCCAGAGGAAAAACAAGTGATTACGcgtctcccaagtggtgggagcTGGTGGTCTTCTGGCAAGAGATGA